A single Cyanobacteria bacterium FACHB-DQ100 DNA region contains:
- a CDS encoding peptidase domain-containing ABC transporter, whose product MKYHNVRQHSEEDCGAACLATITKHYGRTFTLNRVREAVGTGQLGTTMLGLKRGAEALGLNVRGVKVSLEMIDKRKVPLPAIIHWKGYHWVVLYGRQGKKYVIADPGVGIRYLSGQELIENWSTGAILLLEVDSARFYAQSNEKISGFGRFFKRLWPYRAILIQALLSAQVVGLLSLTYPFLIQILTDEVLVQGDTRLLIAVMVAVVVMSLVSSSIEFVQYNLIAHFAQRLELGLVLEFSRQILRLPLTYYESRRSGEIVSRLRDIQQVNQLVSQAIVSLPSQLFIALISLGFMLFYSGKLTLVAVGIAVLMALSVIAFLPALQHKVRSVLVLETETQGVLVETFKGALTFKTAAAAPQLWDEFQNRFGRLAHQNFRTIQIDIINNIFSRFISGVGRVGLLGYGSLLVIRNELSIGQLFAFSAMNANFLAFIGTVIGFVDEYTRVKTATQRLAEIIDSTPETQDDAQKPFALIPGDADINLTQVNFHYSGRVELLEDFSVMLPGGQVIALIGESGCGKSTLAKLIAGLYQPQSGNIRIGIYNLQDLTLDGLRQQIVLIPQDAHFWSRSILENFRLSAPHATFEQIVQACRIAEADEFISKLPDKYQTVLGEFGANISGGQRQKLAIARAMVTEPPILILDESTANLDPVSEARLLDGLLTHRQGKTTILISHRPRVINRADWIVLLEQGKLKLQGSLESLHSSSGSHLSFLTP is encoded by the coding sequence ATGAAGTATCATAACGTTCGCCAGCACAGCGAGGAAGATTGCGGGGCTGCTTGCTTAGCTACGATCACGAAACACTACGGGCGTACTTTTACCCTCAATCGTGTTCGAGAAGCAGTCGGTACCGGACAACTTGGTACCACTATGCTGGGGCTAAAACGGGGAGCAGAAGCGCTGGGGTTAAATGTTCGTGGCGTCAAAGTGTCGCTAGAGATGATAGACAAGCGTAAAGTGCCGCTGCCCGCAATCATCCATTGGAAGGGGTATCACTGGGTTGTTCTATATGGGCGGCAGGGCAAGAAATATGTGATTGCCGATCCAGGTGTAGGAATTCGCTATCTCTCTGGCCAAGAGTTGATCGAGAACTGGAGCACTGGAGCAATACTCTTACTGGAAGTAGACTCCGCTCGCTTTTATGCTCAGTCCAACGAGAAAATCAGCGGCTTTGGGCGGTTTTTCAAGCGCCTATGGCCCTACCGTGCCATTCTCATCCAGGCACTGCTTAGCGCTCAGGTGGTCGGTCTTCTGTCTTTAACCTACCCTTTCCTGATTCAGATTCTGACCGATGAAGTGCTGGTGCAAGGGGATACCCGACTGCTAATTGCTGTGATGGTGGCAGTCGTAGTAATGAGCTTGGTTAGCAGTAGCATAGAATTCGTTCAATATAACTTGATTGCTCATTTTGCTCAACGATTAGAGCTCGGATTGGTTCTCGAATTTAGCCGTCAAATCCTGCGCTTGCCTCTGACTTACTATGAATCCCGTCGCAGTGGTGAGATTGTCAGCCGACTCCGAGATATTCAACAAGTGAATCAACTTGTCTCCCAGGCTATTGTTAGTTTACCGAGCCAGTTGTTCATTGCATTAATTTCCCTAGGCTTCATGTTGTTTTACAGCGGAAAGCTGACCTTAGTTGCCGTTGGTATTGCTGTGTTAATGGCCCTATCGGTTATTGCGTTTCTGCCAGCTCTTCAACACAAGGTTCGTAGTGTCTTGGTCTTGGAAACAGAAACCCAGGGTGTTTTGGTAGAAACATTTAAAGGAGCATTAACCTTCAAAACAGCAGCCGCTGCTCCTCAACTGTGGGATGAGTTTCAAAATCGTTTTGGCCGCTTAGCGCATCAGAATTTTCGCACAATTCAGATTGATATTATCAACAACATCTTTTCCAGATTTATTTCTGGGGTTGGCAGAGTTGGTTTGTTGGGGTATGGCAGCTTATTAGTAATTAGGAACGAACTCAGTATTGGGCAATTGTTTGCCTTTAGTGCCATGAACGCTAACTTCTTAGCGTTCATTGGTACGGTGATTGGATTTGTTGATGAATACACCCGTGTGAAAACAGCGACTCAACGTCTAGCAGAAATTATAGACTCTACCCCAGAAACTCAAGACGATGCACAAAAGCCATTTGCTCTGATTCCGGGCGATGCTGATATCAATCTCACCCAGGTTAATTTCCACTACTCGGGTCGAGTTGAATTGCTGGAAGATTTTTCTGTTATGCTGCCCGGTGGTCAAGTGATTGCCTTGATTGGTGAATCGGGGTGTGGTAAGAGCACCCTCGCTAAACTGATCGCAGGTCTTTACCAACCTCAATCCGGTAATATCCGTATTGGCATTTATAACTTGCAGGACCTTACCTTAGATGGTCTTCGGCAGCAGATTGTTTTGATTCCGCAAGATGCTCATTTTTGGAGTCGATCGATTCTCGAGAACTTCCGCTTAAGTGCTCCCCACGCAACGTTTGAGCAAATTGTGCAGGCGTGCCGAATTGCTGAGGCTGATGAATTTATCAGTAAACTACCTGACAAATATCAAACCGTTTTAGGCGAGTTTGGCGCAAATATTTCGGGTGGGCAACGCCAGAAACTTGCGATCGCGAGAGCGATGGTCACTGAACCACCCATTCTTATCTTGGATGAATCAACAGCTAACCTTGATCCAGTCAGTGAAGCAAGGCTTCTAGATGGTTTACTAACTCACCGTCAAGGTAAAACCACTATTTTGATTAGTCACCGTCCTAGAGTTATCAATCGAGCTGACTGGATCGTGCTCTTGGAGCAAGGCAAGTTAAAACTTCAAGGGTCTCTAGAAAGCTTACACTCCAGTTCAGGAAGCCACTTAAGTTTTCTAACTCCTTGA
- a CDS encoding PAS domain-containing protein, whose product MDLETVLEYTSDAITALDTQWNYICVNHSAELLLRRKRDELLGQSIWDVFPDLLNTPAEVQLRQAAAAQVSVKFELFLPKLYAWHEVRAVPTENGLLLFSRDISDRVRALRDEAVQAEIRAILEQAPIAISIMRGSEHRIEMHNRRFQHLIGGRNLEGLTVRNAFRELEGQGFFELLDQVYTTGVAYEGKEMVARYDRDGSGELYEGYFNIIYQPLFDLSGRVNRLLSLNIEVTEEVEARQRIAQFAAERDAILQQLIEGVIVTDVKGRITFVNDAASRLHGVAKLDVLPEDYSEMYHLYTEEGHAYPAAELPLSRAVLKDEVVKEARWRIRRSDGTEILVEGNARPVYDEQGRKIAAVLTLRAL is encoded by the coding sequence TTGGATCTAGAAACCGTCTTAGAATATACGTCTGATGCCATTACTGCACTCGACACCCAGTGGAACTACATCTGCGTCAACCACAGCGCAGAACTGCTGTTGAGACGCAAGCGTGACGAATTATTGGGGCAGTCTATCTGGGACGTTTTTCCTGACCTTTTGAATACGCCCGCAGAAGTCCAACTCCGACAAGCTGCAGCGGCGCAAGTTAGCGTCAAATTTGAGTTGTTTCTGCCTAAGCTATATGCTTGGCACGAAGTCCGGGCTGTTCCGACTGAGAACGGGCTGCTCCTATTCAGTCGCGATATCTCTGACCGAGTTCGAGCCCTCCGAGACGAAGCCGTGCAGGCTGAAATCCGGGCGATTCTCGAACAAGCCCCGATCGCAATCTCGATTATGCGGGGATCGGAACATCGCATCGAGATGCACAATCGCAGGTTCCAGCACCTCATCGGCGGACGCAACTTAGAGGGATTAACGGTACGCAATGCCTTTCGAGAATTGGAAGGGCAAGGGTTCTTTGAGTTGCTCGATCAGGTCTACACGACTGGCGTAGCCTATGAAGGCAAGGAAATGGTGGCGCGTTACGATCGTGACGGCAGTGGTGAACTGTACGAAGGGTATTTTAATATCATCTATCAGCCTTTGTTTGACCTGAGTGGACGAGTGAACCGGCTTTTGAGTTTGAATATCGAGGTCACTGAAGAAGTAGAGGCACGACAGCGCATTGCTCAATTTGCCGCTGAACGCGATGCCATCCTGCAGCAATTGATAGAAGGGGTTATCGTGACCGATGTGAAGGGGCGAATTACGTTTGTCAATGATGCCGCCTCACGGTTGCACGGGGTTGCCAAGCTCGATGTTCTACCGGAAGACTATAGCGAGATGTATCATCTCTACACCGAGGAAGGGCACGCTTACCCTGCAGCAGAGCTACCTTTAAGTCGAGCTGTGCTCAAAGATGAGGTCGTGAAAGAGGCACGCTGGCGGATTCGGCGATCAGATGGGACAGAGATTCTAGTGGAGGGCAATGCTCGTCCCGTCTACGATGAGCAGGGCAGAAAAATTGCTGCGGTACTTACCCTGCGAGCATTATGA